A single Glycine soja cultivar W05 chromosome 14, ASM419377v2, whole genome shotgun sequence DNA region contains:
- the LOC114384587 gene encoding uncharacterized protein LOC114384587 isoform X2 yields MCLIGRRRMAAITATTRRTKTPPSPKAFEHVSFCGVVCGSFVWASMASFDETPPRNSKNGEKIFKTKCAQCHTIDKGADNKQADGANSAPWDSSRHCL; encoded by the exons ATGTGTCTCATTGG aagaagaagaatggcgGCGATAACGGCAACAACAAGGAGAACGAAGACTCCACCATCACCTAAAGCATTTGAGCATGTTTCTTTTTGTGGAGTTGTCTGTG GAAGCTTCGTTTGGGCATCAATGGCCTCGTTCGATGAAACTCCTCCCAGAAACTCCAAGAACGGCGAGAAGATCTTCAAAACCAAGTGCGCTCAGTGCCACACCATCGACAAAGGTGCCGACAACAAACAAG CTGATGGCGCAAATTCTGCTCCATGGGACTCTTCACGCCACTGTCTATG
- the LOC114384587 gene encoding uncharacterized protein LOC114384587 isoform X4 — protein MAAITATTRRTKTPPSPKAFEHVSFCGVVCGSFVWASMASFDETPPRNSKNGEKIFKTKCAQCHTIDKGADNKQADGANSAPWDSSRHCL, from the exons atggcgGCGATAACGGCAACAACAAGGAGAACGAAGACTCCACCATCACCTAAAGCATTTGAGCATGTTTCTTTTTGTGGAGTTGTCTGTG GAAGCTTCGTTTGGGCATCAATGGCCTCGTTCGATGAAACTCCTCCCAGAAACTCCAAGAACGGCGAGAAGATCTTCAAAACCAAGTGCGCTCAGTGCCACACCATCGACAAAGGTGCCGACAACAAACAAG CTGATGGCGCAAATTCTGCTCCATGGGACTCTTCACGCCACTGTCTATG
- the LOC114384587 gene encoding uncharacterized protein LOC114384587 isoform X3: MCLIGRRRMAAITATTRRTKTPPSPKAFEHVSFCGVVCGSFVWASMASFDETPPRNSKNGEKIFKTKCAQCHTIDKGADNKQDIPNFLSLHH; encoded by the exons ATGTGTCTCATTGG aagaagaagaatggcgGCGATAACGGCAACAACAAGGAGAACGAAGACTCCACCATCACCTAAAGCATTTGAGCATGTTTCTTTTTGTGGAGTTGTCTGTG GAAGCTTCGTTTGGGCATCAATGGCCTCGTTCGATGAAACTCCTCCCAGAAACTCCAAGAACGGCGAGAAGATCTTCAAAACCAAGTGCGCTCAGTGCCACACCATCGACAAAGGTGCCGACAACAAACAAG ACATACCAAACTTTCTCAGCCTACACCATTGA